The region ACACGGTACTTCCACCTCTCTTAACGACAAAGCAGAAACCGGTGCGATGAAAAAAGTCTTTGGGGATCATGCATACAACTTGCGTGTTTCCGCAAACAAATCCCAAACAGGTCACCTGCTAGGTGCCGCTGGCGGTATGGAAGGAGTATTCTCCTGCCTGACGCTCGATAAGGGGGTTGTTCCGGGAACCGCAAACCATGAAACACCCGACCCAGAATGCGATCTGAACTACATGGGGAATGGTTCAGAAGAGTATCAAGCTGAGTACGTACTCAGCAACAACTTCGGTTTTGGCGGCACCAACGCAAGTGTGCTGTTCAAACGTTTCGAAGGGTAATGTGTGGGCGTACACGGCAAGCTGCTGTGTACGCCCTTTTTCTTCCTCATTTAAATCGTAAGGGGCATCACTCATGGATGAAGTTTTTATCCAAGATCCTGAAGTAGGCCGTTCTATTTTTCAGGAAATCGATCGCCAGACCGGTGGGCTTGAATTAATCGCATCAGAAAACTTTGTGTCCGCAGCTGTACGCCAAACTCAAGGCTCAGTACTTACTCACAAGTATGCAGAAGGCTACCCGGGCAAGCGCTACTACGGTGGTTGTGAATACGTAGACGTTACCGAAACCATCGCTATCGAACGCGCAAAAGAAATCTTTGGTGCAGAATATGTTAACGTGCAGCCGCACTCCGGCAGTCAGGCTAACATGGCAGCGTACTATGCCATCGCGAACGCGGGCGATACTGTACTGGGTATGGACCTCTCCCACGGGGGACACCTTACACACGGCAGCCCTGTCAACTTCTCCGGTAAGTTCTTTGATGTAAAAGCGTACGGTGTAGACCGTGAGACTGGTCGTATTGATTACGATAATGTTCTCAAACTTGCGAAAGAGCATAAGCCTACTGTTATTATTGCAGGCGCAAGTGCTTACCCTAGAGAAATTGATTTTGCGAAATTCCGTGCTATCGCAGACGAAGTAGGCGCAAAGCTGTTTGTAGACATGGCGCATATTGCAGGTTTAGTTGCAGCTGGTTTGCATAACTCACCTGTTCCACATGCACATGTAACAACAACTACTACACACAAAACCCTGCGCGGTCCTCGCGGCGGTATGATTCTTTCCACAGAAGATCTGAGCAAGCCGTTGAACAGCCAGATTTTCCCTGGAATCCAAGGCGGCCCACTCATGCACGTGATTGCAGCTAAAGCAGTTGCATTCGGCGAAGCTTTACGTCCTGAGTACAAAGTCTACCAGCAGCAGGTTATCGATAATGCTAAAACCATGGGACAGGCTCTTCTTGATGAAGGCTTCAATCTGGTTTCCGGTGGTACAGACAACCACCTCCTGCTCATCGACCTGACCAATAAAGATATCACTGGTAAAGAAGCACAGCTTGCTCTTGATAAAGCTGGCATCACTACCAACAAAAACACTGTTCCTTTTGAAACACGCAGCCCGTTTGTTACTTCCGGTATTCGCATCGGAACACCGGCACTTACAAGCCGCGGTATGAAAGAAGCAGAAATGCAGCAAGTAGCAGCTTGGCTTGTTGATGCGCTCAAGCACATCGACAATGATGCGTACCTTGCCAACATACACAAGCAGGTTACGGCGTTCGCGCGTACATTCCCGCTTTTCGCTTGGTAACACACTAAGCCGGGGATTCTTCCCCGGCTTTTTTTTTTGCTCATGCTTCCTGCTTTTCGCTTTTATACTTTGGGTGATTTTTTAAATTATCTATGGTGGCTTGACTGCAACAAGTCAGACACATATCGTATCTGTCCCGTAATCATTTTTACAAATCAACGTCCCATTAGAAACACCTCCCGTCGGAGTTATTATCAATGCAGCAGAGACTTCCTTGGCCTCAATATTTCATGGACATAACCTACATGGTTGCCGAACGCTCTACTTGTCTTCGCCGTAAAGTTGGCGCTATCGCAGTTAAAGACAAACGCATTCTTGCAACAGGCTACAATGGCGCCCCTGCCAGCACATCACATTGTCTGGATATTGGATGTCTTCGTGCCGAACTGGGCATTCCTTCCGGTCAGCGTCACGAAATGTGCCGCGGACTTCATGCAGAGCAAAATGTTATCATTCAGGCAGCTGTTCACGGGGTATCCCTTGCTGGTGCAGAAATTTACTGTACCACCATGCCGTGCCTTATTTGCACTAAAATGCTGCTTAACTGCGGTATCAAAGGTGTTTACTATGTAGAAGGCTACAATGATGAACTTGCAGCAGCTATGGTACAAGAAGCTGGCATTCCGTTCACTAAAATAGATCATGTAGTCAGAGGCGCATAATGCAGCACCGCAATGCCCATTTTATGCGCCGTGCCATTGCGTTGGCTGAAAAAGGACGAGGAACTGCCGCCCCCAACCCGACTGTTGGAGCTGTGCTCGTCAAGCACGGACAAATTGTTGCTGAAGGATATCACACTGCATGTGGGCAACCGCATGCAGAAATAGAGTGCCTTCGCAACGCTGCCGAAAACAATATTTCTCCAAGCGATTGCAGCATGTATGTTACGCTTGAGCCATGCAATCATTACGGAAAAACTCCCCCTTGCTCCAAAGCTATTTTAGATGCTGGCATCAAGCATGTTGTCGTAGGGTTAGAAGACCCTAACCCGAAAGCTAAAGGCGGCGCACAATTTTTACGCGAAAACGGCGTGACTGTTGAAACAGGCATGCTTGAAGAAGAGTGCCGAAACCTTGTAGCAGATTTCCTCACTTGGATTCAGACGCCCTACCCTTTCACTGTACTGAAACTAGCCTCTACATTGGATGGAAAAATTGCCACCAAGACAGGACATTCTCAATGGATCAGCTGCGAAGAATCTCGAAAGCGAGTCCATGAGCTTAGGAAAAAAGTACAGGCAGTTATCGTCGGTGGGGGAACATTCTATGCAGACAATCCTCAATTGACCTGCCGTCTGGAAGGCGTTGAGCAGCAACCGCTTGCTGTAATTATAACCAAGCATCTTCCGGAAGACCCAGCACAGTTTACACTCTTGAAAGAGCGTCCTGAGCAAGTTATTTTCTGGACAAATGAAGAATCTGCATTATCTGAAACAGCAAGGAAGCTACAGACAATAGGCTGTTCTGTTGTAAGCTTACCGGAGCAAAACGGGAACCTTGATCTTGCAGCAGGGCTTATCTGGCTGCGTGAGGAAAAAAAGTGCCTCTATACCCTTTGCGAAGGCGGAGGAAAATTGGCATTATCGCTTCTTGAGAACAATCTCGTAAACGAATTTCAGTTGCATATGGCTCCCAAAATTGTCGGAGATCACAACGCACCCGACATCTTTTCTGGTAGAACTATCGCAACAATGGACGAAGCGCTCCGCTTACGAATTATCAAAACGGAACTTAGCGGCGATGATGTCATACTGACATTACGCCGACAGGAAATTTAGCATGTTCACAGGAATAATTCTTGGACAGGGTGAAGTCCGCTCTGTTCAGAATATGGGCAAAGAAACACGCCTTACAATTATACCACGCTGCGAGCTGACCGACTACGTACTCGGTGAATCCATCGCAACCAACGGCGTATGCCTTACTGTTGAAGAGTTCGGCGCTGACTGGTTTACTGTTTATGCTTCTGCGGAAACAATGGGGCTTACCAACCTTGGTAAGCTTAAATCCGGCAGTAAAGTAAACCTGGAACGCGCTCTTACAATGGGTGACCGCCTTGGCGGACACATTGTAAGCGGACACGTTGACTGTATCGGCACTGTAGATTCTGTACGTCCGGCAGGGCTTTCAAAAATCTACAAAATTTCTTTCCCGCAAGAGTTCGAAACGCAGGTTATCCCTAAAGGTTCAGTTACCCTTGATGGAATCAGCCTCACAGTTAATGCTTGTGGAAACAATTTTCTGGAAGTAAACATTATCCCCGAAACTCAAAAGATCACTACAATAGCCCAGTGGAATCCGGGATACAGTGTTAATATAGAGACGGACGTGATTGGAAAATACGTTCAACGCATGCTTGGGGCATGGCAGCCCAATGCTGCGCAGGAGAAATCTGCTCCTTCCTCTATTACTGAAGAGTTTCTCAGAAAAAATGGATTTTAATTTTCGCATTCATTAATCTGCTTCGTGGGACATGCAGTTTAAGAACATACAACGAGGTGCGACAATGCCAATGTGTACGGCCGAAGAGGCCAT is a window of Halodesulfovibrio sp. DNA encoding:
- a CDS encoding riboflavin synthase, giving the protein MFTGIILGQGEVRSVQNMGKETRLTIIPRCELTDYVLGESIATNGVCLTVEEFGADWFTVYASAETMGLTNLGKLKSGSKVNLERALTMGDRLGGHIVSGHVDCIGTVDSVRPAGLSKIYKISFPQEFETQVIPKGSVTLDGISLTVNACGNNFLEVNIIPETQKITTIAQWNPGYSVNIETDVIGKYVQRMLGAWQPNAAQEKSAPSSITEEFLRKNGF
- the glyA gene encoding serine hydroxymethyltransferase is translated as MDEVFIQDPEVGRSIFQEIDRQTGGLELIASENFVSAAVRQTQGSVLTHKYAEGYPGKRYYGGCEYVDVTETIAIERAKEIFGAEYVNVQPHSGSQANMAAYYAIANAGDTVLGMDLSHGGHLTHGSPVNFSGKFFDVKAYGVDRETGRIDYDNVLKLAKEHKPTVIIAGASAYPREIDFAKFRAIADEVGAKLFVDMAHIAGLVAAGLHNSPVPHAHVTTTTTHKTLRGPRGGMILSTEDLSKPLNSQIFPGIQGGPLMHVIAAKAVAFGEALRPEYKVYQQQVIDNAKTMGQALLDEGFNLVSGGTDNHLLLIDLTNKDITGKEAQLALDKAGITTNKNTVPFETRSPFVTSGIRIGTPALTSRGMKEAEMQQVAAWLVDALKHIDNDAYLANIHKQVTAFARTFPLFAW
- the ribD gene encoding bifunctional diaminohydroxyphosphoribosylaminopyrimidine deaminase/5-amino-6-(5-phosphoribosylamino)uracil reductase RibD, whose protein sequence is MQHRNAHFMRRAIALAEKGRGTAAPNPTVGAVLVKHGQIVAEGYHTACGQPHAEIECLRNAAENNISPSDCSMYVTLEPCNHYGKTPPCSKAILDAGIKHVVVGLEDPNPKAKGGAQFLRENGVTVETGMLEEECRNLVADFLTWIQTPYPFTVLKLASTLDGKIATKTGHSQWISCEESRKRVHELRKKVQAVIVGGGTFYADNPQLTCRLEGVEQQPLAVIITKHLPEDPAQFTLLKERPEQVIFWTNEESALSETARKLQTIGCSVVSLPEQNGNLDLAAGLIWLREEKKCLYTLCEGGGKLALSLLENNLVNEFQLHMAPKIVGDHNAPDIFSGRTIATMDEALRLRIIKTELSGDDVILTLRRQEI
- a CDS encoding cytidine/deoxycytidylate deaminase family protein, whose protein sequence is MQQRLPWPQYFMDITYMVAERSTCLRRKVGAIAVKDKRILATGYNGAPASTSHCLDIGCLRAELGIPSGQRHEMCRGLHAEQNVIIQAAVHGVSLAGAEIYCTTMPCLICTKMLLNCGIKGVYYVEGYNDELAAAMVQEAGIPFTKIDHVVRGA